From a single Rosa rugosa chromosome 7, drRosRugo1.1, whole genome shotgun sequence genomic region:
- the LOC133723122 gene encoding uncharacterized protein LOC133723122 produces MGDLNAPQKIKVFMWRAIRGFLPCATSLKQRKIVDNPCCWHCRAQYESVIHVLWDCLKAKKTWKKTFLQGVCKVWQEPTFFDLVQHVGSTSTGFEFENFCFTAWWIWRNRNLSRHGEKTWEPGEVASLASEWQNEFLKLNSLTYEDKAPAVRTRVSWQPPQQGNIKLNFDGACDLKKGLCGLGIVFRDYNGSLQGAVAVPQVGNLPPRSVEALALLHGLRFAAHVGFSNIEIEGDALSIINASQDSSEDLCLEDHIIDEVKSLVQSLSICSSHFVRREDNKIAHRLAKEALKVSFLYFVWSRGLYGSMS; encoded by the coding sequence ATGGGGGATCTAAACGCACCCCAAAAAATCAAGGTGTTCATGTGGAGAGCTATACGTGGCTTCTTACCATGTGCAACAAGTTTAAAGCAGAGGAAGATTGTCGATAACCCCTGTTGCTGGCACTGCAGGGCACAATACGAATCGGTGATACATGTTTTGTGGGACTGTCTAAAAGCCAAGAAGACTTGGAAGAAGACTTTCTTACAGGGTGTGTGTAAAGTGTGGCAGGAGCCTACTTTTTTTGACTTGGTGCAGCATGTGGGCTCTACTTCAActggttttgagtttgaaaatttctgtttcaCGGCGTGGTGGATATGGAGAAATAGGAACTTGAGTAGGCATGGTGAGAAGACATGGGAGCCTGGTGAAGTAGCGAGTTTGGCGTCGGAGTGGCAGAATGAGTTTCTGAAGTTGAATAGTTTGACTTATGAAGATAAAGCCCCAGCTGTCCGGACACGAGTCAGTTGGCAACCCCCACAGCAAGGAAACATCAAACTAAATTTCGATGGGGCTTGTGATTTGAAGAAGGGATTATGTGGACTGGGTATAGTGTTTAGAGATTACAATGGAAGCTTGCAGGGAGCAGTGGCAGTCCCACAGGTGGGTAATCTGCCACCTAGGTCGGTGGAAGCTTTGGCATTATTGCATGGTTTAAGGTTTGCAGCCCATGTTGGTTTCTCAAATATTGAAATTGAAGGTGATGCTCTCTCCATTATAAATGCCTCGCAAGATAGCTCGGAGGATCTCTGTTTAGAGGACCATATTATTGACGAAGTTAAAAGTTTAGTTCAATCTTTATCTATTTGTAGTAGTCATTTTGTGAGACGGGAAGACAACAAGATTGCTCACCGTTTGGCAAAAGAGGCATTAAAAGTTAGTTTCCTTTACTttgtttggagtcggggccttTATGGCTCCATGAGTTAG
- the LOC133719796 gene encoding G-type lectin S-receptor-like serine/threonine-protein kinase At1g61370 isoform X2 — MGADLWESFNNPGDTHLAGMLVGYDNHSGKRNFLTSWKSENDPSPGIFLVGLSAELPAQSFIWINGSTPHWRSGPWDKSKFIGLPSMDSQYLNPFTIVDNETQGTRYLSYGIEKILGEKILAYGDISSKGIARFYFSVSGKNWYLNWETWKTPCDNYGACGPFGVCKASKSPICNCLKGFIPKSNEEWSKRNWTGGCVRRTNLSCQTHRNESVSSKGKDGFLKLERLKVPDFHQYLSSLAPDKFEDCKIKCLSNCSCLAYAYIDNIGCLVWSKDLIDMQQFPAFGEDLYVRLAHSELGEGKPIKLIASLTAIGFMSILVAIVFSLQRCRANQKRHVILTSRRLESTSMTKIHRDSLREYIGNHDPSEVKIYDFDSILIATDSFNITNKLGQGGFGPVYKGMLPEGKEIAVKRLSSSSGQGVEEFKNEMLLISNLQHKNLVRMMGCCVKEDEKLLIYEFMPNKSLDTFLCDLTKRAVLDWATRINIIQGVARGLLYLHHDSYVKVIHRDLKVSNILLDEKMNPKISDFGLARIVEETQCLENTQKVVGTRGYMSPEYAMGGVFSEKSDVYSFGVLVLEIISGKKNTSFYLYEQQLGLLAYAWKLWNEGRALELVDEVLSDSYSSSEVITCVHVGLLCVQDNVVDRPTMADVASILSSEKDGPHPKRPVFTIQNSAYHLRPSYEYTNSSTNEASITTIEGR, encoded by the exons ATGGGAGCTGATTTGTGGGAGAGTTTTAATAATCCTGGTGACACACATCTGGCAGGCATGTTGGTGGGATATGATAATCATTCTGGAAAAAGGAATTTCTTGACCTCTTGGAAAAGTGAAAATGATCCATCACCGGGGATATTCTTGGTCGGACTGTCAGCAGAGTTGCCGGCACAATCGTTCATTTGGATTAATGGATCTACTCCCCACTGGAGAAGTGGGCCATGGGATAAATCAAAGTTTATTGGTTTACCCTCAATGGATTCTCAGTATCTAAATCCATTTACTATTGTTGATAATGAGACACAGGGAACAAGGTATTTATCTTACGGTATTGAGAAAATTCTTGGTGAGAAAATTCTTGCATATGGGGACATATCTTCAAAAGGTATAGCGAGATTCTATTTTTCAGTAAGTGGCAAGAACTGGTATCTTAACTGGGAGACATGGAAAACCCCATGTGACAATTATGGTGCCTGTGGACCTTTTGGGGTTTGCAAAGCTTCTAAATCTCCAATCTGCAATTGTTTGAAAGGGTTTATACCCAAGTCAAATGAGGAATGGAGCAAAAGAAACTGGACCGGAGGTTGTGTGAGACGAACAAATTTGTCTTGTCAGACACACAGAAATGAATCAGTCTCATCAAAAGGAAAAGATGGGTTTTTGAAATTGGAAAGATTGAAAGTACCCGATTTTCATCAATATCTGAGTTCTTTGGCTCCAGACAAGTTCGAGGACTGCAAGATAAAGTGCCTGAGTAATTGTTCTTGCCTGGCTTATGCATATATTGATAACATAGGGTGTTTGGTGTGGTCCAAAGACCTTATTGATATGCAGCAGTTTCCAGCTTTTGGAGAAGATCTTTACGTCCGTCTAGCACACTCAGAACTAG gtGAAGGAAAACCGATAAAGTTAATTGCCAGCCTTACAGCTATTGGATTTATGAGTATCTTGGTTGCTATAGTCTTCAGTTTGCAAAGGTGTCGTGCTAACCAAAAGC GACACGTCATATTAACATCCCGGCGCTTGGAATCAACTAGTATGACTAAGATTCATAGGGACAGTCTTCGAGAATATATAGGGAATCATGATCCCTCAGAGGTAAAGATATATGATTTTGATAGCATACTAATCGCCACAGACAGCTTCAACATCACAAACAAACTTGGGCAAGGAGGCTTTGGCCCAGTTTATAAG GGGATGCTACCAGAAGGGAAGGAAATAGCAGTAAAAAGACTATCTAGTAGCTCAGGACAAGGTGTCGAAGAGTTCAAGAATGAGATGTTGTTGATCTCTAATCTTCAACACAAAAACCTTGTTAGGATGATGGGTTGCTGTGTTAAAGAGGATGAGAAGTTACTGATTTACGAGTTCATGCCAAACAAAAGCTTGGATACTTTTCTATGTG ATCTGACTAAGAGAGCTGTGCTTGATTGGGCTACACGCATTAATATTATTCAGGGTGTTGCTAGAGGGCTTCTTTATCTCCATCATGATTCCTATGTGAAGGTGATACATAGAGATTTAAAAGTCAGTAACATTCTcttggatgagaaaatgaatccaaaaatttcagattttggattGGCACGTATAGTTGAAGAAACACAGTGTCTAGAAAATACTCAAAAGGTTGTTGGAACACG TGGCTATATGTCTCCTGAGTATGCCATGGGTGGGGTATTTTCCGAAAAATCTGATGTCTACAGCTTTGGGGTCCTGGTATTGGAGATTATTAGCGGCAAGAAGAATACCAGCTTCTATTTATATGAACAACAGCTAGGCCTCCTTGCATAT GCATGGAAGTTGTGGAATGAAGGCAGGGCATTGGAGTTAGTAGATGAAGTATTGAGTGATTCATATTCCTCATCAGAAGTAATAACATGCGTGCATGTTGGGCTTCTTTGTGTACAGGACAATGTTGTGGATAGACCAACCATGGCAGATGTAGCTTCAATTCTAAGCAGCGAGAAAGATGGTCCACATCCGAAGAGGCCTGTATTCACTATCCAAAATTCAGCTTATCATCTTAGACCATCCTATGAATATACTAATTCCTCCACAAATGAAGCTAGCATTACGACGATCGAAGGACGTTAG
- the LOC133719796 gene encoding G-type lectin S-receptor-like serine/threonine-protein kinase At1g61370 isoform X1 has translation MQLGSGTLFFSFIFSLLPSQYGAEVLYNITPSDPLSEGQTLVSPGLIFELGFFSPNSSAKKYVGLWHKSIFPRKYVWVANRYNPLAATNTLATLKIGSNGNLELVDGKQSSVWSTNISNGSSAVLLDNGNFVVKDVMGADLWESFNNPGDTHLAGMLVGYDNHSGKRNFLTSWKSENDPSPGIFLVGLSAELPAQSFIWINGSTPHWRSGPWDKSKFIGLPSMDSQYLNPFTIVDNETQGTRYLSYGIEKILGEKILAYGDISSKGIARFYFSVSGKNWYLNWETWKTPCDNYGACGPFGVCKASKSPICNCLKGFIPKSNEEWSKRNWTGGCVRRTNLSCQTHRNESVSSKGKDGFLKLERLKVPDFHQYLSSLAPDKFEDCKIKCLSNCSCLAYAYIDNIGCLVWSKDLIDMQQFPAFGEDLYVRLAHSELGEGKPIKLIASLTAIGFMSILVAIVFSLQRCRANQKRHVILTSRRLESTSMTKIHRDSLREYIGNHDPSEVKIYDFDSILIATDSFNITNKLGQGGFGPVYKGMLPEGKEIAVKRLSSSSGQGVEEFKNEMLLISNLQHKNLVRMMGCCVKEDEKLLIYEFMPNKSLDTFLCDLTKRAVLDWATRINIIQGVARGLLYLHHDSYVKVIHRDLKVSNILLDEKMNPKISDFGLARIVEETQCLENTQKVVGTRGYMSPEYAMGGVFSEKSDVYSFGVLVLEIISGKKNTSFYLYEQQLGLLAYAWKLWNEGRALELVDEVLSDSYSSSEVITCVHVGLLCVQDNVVDRPTMADVASILSSEKDGPHPKRPVFTIQNSAYHLRPSYEYTNSSTNEASITTIEGR, from the exons ATGCAACTGGGTAGTGGTACTTTGTTTTTCTCATTCATCTTCAGTTTGCTTCCGTCACAATATGGCGCTGAAGTACTATATAACATAACTCCTTCAGACCCATTATCTGAGGGACAAACTCTAGTCTCTCCAGGCTTGATATTCGAATTGGGCTTCTTCAGTCCTAATAGTTCTGCTAAGAAGTATGTGGGGTTGTGGCACAAAAGTATATTTCCCCGTAAATATGTATGGGTGGCTAACAGATATAATCCTCTTGCAGCTACAAACACCTTGGCTACATTGAAAATTGGCAGCAATGGGAATCTGGAGCTTGTAGATGGGAAGCAGAGTTCTGTTTGGTCAACCAATATATCTAACGGTTCATCTGCAGTTCTCTTAGATAATGGAAACTTTGTTGTTAAAGATGTTATGGGAGCTGATTTGTGGGAGAGTTTTAATAATCCTGGTGACACACATCTGGCAGGCATGTTGGTGGGATATGATAATCATTCTGGAAAAAGGAATTTCTTGACCTCTTGGAAAAGTGAAAATGATCCATCACCGGGGATATTCTTGGTCGGACTGTCAGCAGAGTTGCCGGCACAATCGTTCATTTGGATTAATGGATCTACTCCCCACTGGAGAAGTGGGCCATGGGATAAATCAAAGTTTATTGGTTTACCCTCAATGGATTCTCAGTATCTAAATCCATTTACTATTGTTGATAATGAGACACAGGGAACAAGGTATTTATCTTACGGTATTGAGAAAATTCTTGGTGAGAAAATTCTTGCATATGGGGACATATCTTCAAAAGGTATAGCGAGATTCTATTTTTCAGTAAGTGGCAAGAACTGGTATCTTAACTGGGAGACATGGAAAACCCCATGTGACAATTATGGTGCCTGTGGACCTTTTGGGGTTTGCAAAGCTTCTAAATCTCCAATCTGCAATTGTTTGAAAGGGTTTATACCCAAGTCAAATGAGGAATGGAGCAAAAGAAACTGGACCGGAGGTTGTGTGAGACGAACAAATTTGTCTTGTCAGACACACAGAAATGAATCAGTCTCATCAAAAGGAAAAGATGGGTTTTTGAAATTGGAAAGATTGAAAGTACCCGATTTTCATCAATATCTGAGTTCTTTGGCTCCAGACAAGTTCGAGGACTGCAAGATAAAGTGCCTGAGTAATTGTTCTTGCCTGGCTTATGCATATATTGATAACATAGGGTGTTTGGTGTGGTCCAAAGACCTTATTGATATGCAGCAGTTTCCAGCTTTTGGAGAAGATCTTTACGTCCGTCTAGCACACTCAGAACTAG gtGAAGGAAAACCGATAAAGTTAATTGCCAGCCTTACAGCTATTGGATTTATGAGTATCTTGGTTGCTATAGTCTTCAGTTTGCAAAGGTGTCGTGCTAACCAAAAGC GACACGTCATATTAACATCCCGGCGCTTGGAATCAACTAGTATGACTAAGATTCATAGGGACAGTCTTCGAGAATATATAGGGAATCATGATCCCTCAGAGGTAAAGATATATGATTTTGATAGCATACTAATCGCCACAGACAGCTTCAACATCACAAACAAACTTGGGCAAGGAGGCTTTGGCCCAGTTTATAAG GGGATGCTACCAGAAGGGAAGGAAATAGCAGTAAAAAGACTATCTAGTAGCTCAGGACAAGGTGTCGAAGAGTTCAAGAATGAGATGTTGTTGATCTCTAATCTTCAACACAAAAACCTTGTTAGGATGATGGGTTGCTGTGTTAAAGAGGATGAGAAGTTACTGATTTACGAGTTCATGCCAAACAAAAGCTTGGATACTTTTCTATGTG ATCTGACTAAGAGAGCTGTGCTTGATTGGGCTACACGCATTAATATTATTCAGGGTGTTGCTAGAGGGCTTCTTTATCTCCATCATGATTCCTATGTGAAGGTGATACATAGAGATTTAAAAGTCAGTAACATTCTcttggatgagaaaatgaatccaaaaatttcagattttggattGGCACGTATAGTTGAAGAAACACAGTGTCTAGAAAATACTCAAAAGGTTGTTGGAACACG TGGCTATATGTCTCCTGAGTATGCCATGGGTGGGGTATTTTCCGAAAAATCTGATGTCTACAGCTTTGGGGTCCTGGTATTGGAGATTATTAGCGGCAAGAAGAATACCAGCTTCTATTTATATGAACAACAGCTAGGCCTCCTTGCATAT GCATGGAAGTTGTGGAATGAAGGCAGGGCATTGGAGTTAGTAGATGAAGTATTGAGTGATTCATATTCCTCATCAGAAGTAATAACATGCGTGCATGTTGGGCTTCTTTGTGTACAGGACAATGTTGTGGATAGACCAACCATGGCAGATGTAGCTTCAATTCTAAGCAGCGAGAAAGATGGTCCACATCCGAAGAGGCCTGTATTCACTATCCAAAATTCAGCTTATCATCTTAGACCATCCTATGAATATACTAATTCCTCCACAAATGAAGCTAGCATTACGACGATCGAAGGACGTTAG